One stretch of Streptomyces sp. NBC_00443 DNA includes these proteins:
- a CDS encoding dihydroorotase, which yields MSKILIRGAKVLGGEPQDVLVDGGTIAEVGAGLSAEGAEVVEAAGKVLLPGLVDLHTHLREPGREDSETVLTGTRAAASGGFTAVFAMANTFPVADTAGVVEQVYRLGQEGGYCDVQPIGAVTVGLEGRKLAELGAMHESAAGVTVFSDDGKCVDDAVIMRRALEYVKAFGGVVAQHAQEPRLTEGAQMNEGVVSAELGLGGWPAVAEESIIARDVLLAEHVGSRVHICHLSTAGSVEIVRWAKSRGIDVTAEVTPHHLLLTDELVRSYNPVYKVNPPLRTERDVLALREALADGTIDIVATDHAPHPHEDKDCEWAAAAMGMVGLETALSVVQETMVDTGLLTWAGVAERMSFMPARIGQAKGHGRPVSAGEPANLTLVDAEYRGSVDPAGFASRSRNTPYEGRELPGRVTHTWLRGKATLVDGKLT from the coding sequence ATGAGCAAGATCCTGATCCGTGGTGCGAAGGTGCTCGGCGGCGAGCCGCAGGACGTCCTGGTCGACGGCGGGACCATCGCCGAGGTGGGCGCGGGGCTGAGCGCCGAGGGCGCCGAGGTCGTCGAAGCCGCCGGCAAGGTGCTCCTGCCGGGGCTCGTGGACCTGCACACCCACCTGCGCGAGCCCGGACGCGAGGACTCCGAGACCGTCCTGACCGGCACGCGCGCGGCCGCCTCCGGCGGTTTCACGGCCGTCTTCGCCATGGCCAACACCTTCCCGGTCGCCGACACCGCCGGTGTGGTCGAGCAGGTCTACCGCCTCGGCCAGGAGGGCGGCTACTGCGACGTGCAGCCCATCGGCGCCGTCACCGTCGGCCTGGAGGGCAGGAAGCTCGCCGAACTGGGCGCCATGCACGAGTCGGCCGCCGGTGTCACCGTCTTCTCGGACGACGGCAAGTGCGTCGACGACGCCGTGATCATGCGGCGGGCCCTGGAGTACGTGAAGGCCTTCGGCGGCGTCGTCGCCCAGCACGCCCAGGAGCCGCGGCTGACCGAGGGCGCCCAGATGAACGAGGGCGTCGTCTCCGCCGAGCTGGGGCTCGGCGGCTGGCCCGCGGTGGCCGAAGAATCGATCATCGCCCGGGATGTCCTGCTCGCCGAGCACGTCGGCTCCCGCGTCCACATCTGCCACCTGTCGACCGCCGGATCCGTCGAGATCGTGCGCTGGGCCAAGTCCCGCGGCATCGACGTCACCGCCGAGGTCACCCCACACCACCTCCTCCTCACCGACGAGTTGGTCCGCAGCTACAACCCGGTCTACAAGGTGAACCCGCCGCTGCGCACCGAGCGTGACGTGCTGGCGCTGCGCGAGGCGCTCGCCGACGGCACGATCGACATCGTCGCCACCGACCACGCCCCGCACCCGCACGAGGACAAGGACTGCGAGTGGGCCGCCGCCGCCATGGGGATGGTCGGTCTGGAGACCGCGTTGTCAGTGGTGCAGGAGACCATGGTGGACACCGGGCTCCTCACCTGGGCCGGGGTCGCCGAGCGCATGTCCTTCATGCCCGCCCGGATCGGGCAGGCGAAGGGGCACGGCCGTCCCGTCTCGGCTGGTGAGCCCGCCAACCTCACGCTCGTCGACGCGGAATACCGTGGGTCCGTGGACCCCGCGGGCTTCGCCTCGCGCAGCCGCAACACTCCGTACGAGGGGCGTGAGCTGCCGGGCCGTGTGACGCACACGTGGCTCCGGGGCAAGGCCACGCTCGTCGACGGGAAGCTCACGTGA
- a CDS encoding PH-like domain-containing protein yields the protein MTPATLLAAGTGLAAEQKSADVTDWAARIGWVVGLALFVALVYWLMREGWKWRGTLQGDLPELPSAPDDPGPARLGMSGRYHGSTTAGHWLDRIVAHGLGTRSRVELTLTEAGLDVVRPGATDFFVPVAQLREARLDKGIAGKVLTEGGLLVVTWAHGERLIDSGFRSDHAAEHNEWVDVINSMINTNSTEGAER from the coding sequence GTGACACCTGCAACACTGCTCGCAGCCGGAACCGGACTCGCGGCCGAACAGAAGTCGGCCGACGTGACCGACTGGGCCGCCCGCATCGGCTGGGTCGTCGGACTCGCCCTCTTCGTCGCGCTCGTCTACTGGCTGATGCGCGAGGGCTGGAAGTGGCGCGGCACGCTCCAGGGCGACCTGCCCGAGCTGCCCAGCGCGCCGGACGACCCCGGCCCGGCGAGACTGGGCATGAGCGGCCGCTACCACGGCTCGACCACCGCCGGTCACTGGCTGGACCGCATCGTGGCGCACGGCCTCGGCACCCGCAGCCGGGTCGAGCTCACCCTCACGGAGGCGGGACTGGACGTCGTACGCCCCGGTGCGACCGACTTCTTCGTCCCGGTCGCGCAGCTGCGCGAGGCCCGGCTCGACAAGGGCATCGCCGGCAAGGTCCTGACCGAGGGCGGGCTGCTGGTCGTGACCTGGGCGCACGGCGAACGGCTGATCGACTCCGGCTTCCGCTCGGACCACGCGGCGGAGCACAACGAGTGGGTCGACGTCATTAACTCCATGATCAACACCAACAGCACGGAAGGCGCCGAACGATGA
- the carA gene encoding glutamine-hydrolyzing carbamoyl-phosphate synthase small subunit has product MTTSIQGTASRRHKAAPAVLVLEDGRMFRGRAYGAVGVTFGEAVFSTGMTGYQETLTDPSYHRQVVVMTAPHVGNTGVNDEDPESKQIWVAGYVVRDPARVPSNWRSRRSLDDELRHQGVVGISGIDTRALTRHLRERGAMRVGIFSGNALPDEGTMLAEVRQAPEMKGADLSAEVATKEAYVVPAIGEKKFTVAAVDLGIKGMTPHRMAERGIEVHVLPAKATAEDVFAVDPDGVFFSNGPGDPATADHPVSVMQAVLERGTPLFGICFGNQILGRALGFGTYKLKYGHRGINQPVQDRTTGKVEVTAHNHGFAVDAPTDQVSDTPYGRAEVSHVCLNDNVVEGLQLLDRPAFSVQYHPEAAAGPHDAAYLFDRFVSLMEGQRA; this is encoded by the coding sequence ATGACGACCTCCATCCAGGGGACCGCCTCGCGCAGGCACAAGGCGGCTCCCGCCGTACTCGTCCTGGAGGACGGCCGCATGTTCCGCGGCCGTGCCTACGGGGCCGTGGGGGTGACCTTTGGCGAGGCCGTGTTCTCCACCGGCATGACCGGCTACCAGGAGACGCTCACCGACCCGTCGTACCACCGCCAGGTCGTCGTGATGACCGCCCCGCACGTCGGCAACACCGGCGTCAACGACGAGGACCCCGAGTCCAAGCAGATCTGGGTGGCCGGCTACGTCGTGCGCGACCCCGCGCGCGTGCCGTCCAACTGGCGCTCCCGGCGCTCGCTGGACGACGAGCTGCGCCACCAGGGCGTCGTCGGGATCTCCGGCATCGACACCCGCGCGCTGACCCGCCACCTGCGCGAGCGCGGCGCCATGCGCGTCGGCATCTTCTCGGGCAACGCCCTGCCCGATGAGGGCACCATGCTCGCCGAGGTCCGCCAGGCCCCCGAAATGAAGGGCGCCGACCTCTCCGCCGAGGTCGCCACCAAGGAGGCGTACGTCGTCCCTGCGATCGGCGAGAAGAAGTTCACCGTCGCCGCCGTCGACCTCGGCATCAAGGGCATGACGCCGCACCGGATGGCCGAGCGCGGCATCGAGGTGCACGTGCTGCCTGCGAAGGCGACCGCCGAGGACGTCTTCGCCGTGGACCCGGACGGCGTGTTCTTCTCCAACGGCCCCGGCGACCCGGCCACCGCCGACCACCCGGTCTCCGTGATGCAGGCGGTCCTGGAGCGCGGCACTCCGCTGTTCGGCATCTGTTTCGGCAACCAGATCCTGGGCCGCGCGCTCGGCTTCGGCACCTACAAGCTGAAGTACGGCCACCGCGGCATCAACCAGCCGGTGCAGGACCGTACGACCGGCAAGGTCGAGGTCACCGCGCACAACCACGGCTTCGCCGTGGACGCGCCGACCGACCAGGTCTCCGACACCCCCTACGGCCGCGCCGAGGTCTCCCACGTCTGCCTCAACGACAACGTGGTGGAGGGACTCCAGCTCCTCGACCGCCCGGCCTTCAGCGTCCAGTACCACCCCGAAGCGGCAGCCGGCCCGCACGACGCCGCCTACCTGTTCGACCGCTTCGTATCCCTGATGGAGGGCCAGCGTGCCTAA
- a CDS encoding aspartate carbamoyltransferase catalytic subunit, with protein MQRHLISAADLTRDDAVLILDTAEEMARVADRPIKKLPTLRGRTVVNLFFEDSTRTRISFEAAEKRLSADVINFTAKGSSVSKGESLKDTAQTLEAMGVDAVVIRHGASGAPYRLANSGWIDAAVINAGDGTHQHPTQALLDAFTMRRRLVGRDAGIGQDLDGKRITLVGDVLHSRVARSNVDLLHTLGAEVTLVAPPTLVPVGVETWPCEVSYDLDSTLSKTDAVMMLRVQRERMNAAFFPTEREYSRRYGLDGDRMARMPEHAIVMHPGPMVRGMEITAEVADSDRCTAIEQVANGVSIRMAVLYLLLGGNEPAATHTRTEEK; from the coding sequence ATGCAGCGTCATCTCATCTCGGCCGCCGACCTCACCCGCGACGACGCCGTCCTGATCCTCGACACCGCCGAGGAGATGGCCCGGGTCGCCGACCGGCCGATCAAGAAGTTGCCGACCCTGCGCGGCCGCACCGTCGTGAACCTCTTCTTCGAGGACTCCACGCGCACGCGTATCTCCTTCGAGGCCGCCGAGAAGCGGCTGTCGGCGGACGTCATCAACTTCACCGCCAAGGGATCCAGCGTGTCCAAGGGCGAGTCCCTGAAGGACACCGCCCAGACCCTGGAGGCCATGGGCGTCGACGCCGTCGTCATCCGGCACGGCGCCTCCGGGGCTCCCTACCGCCTCGCCAACTCCGGCTGGATCGACGCCGCCGTCATCAACGCCGGTGACGGCACCCACCAGCACCCCACCCAGGCCCTGCTGGACGCCTTCACCATGCGCCGCCGGCTGGTCGGCCGGGACGCCGGGATCGGACAGGACCTCGACGGCAAGCGCATCACGCTCGTCGGCGACGTCCTGCACAGCCGGGTCGCCCGCTCCAACGTCGACCTGCTGCACACCCTCGGCGCCGAGGTCACCCTGGTCGCGCCGCCGACCCTGGTGCCGGTCGGCGTCGAGACCTGGCCCTGCGAGGTGTCGTACGACCTCGACAGCACGCTGTCCAAGACCGACGCGGTGATGATGCTGCGCGTACAGCGCGAGCGCATGAACGCCGCCTTCTTCCCGACCGAGCGCGAGTACTCGCGGCGCTACGGCCTCGACGGCGACCGCATGGCGCGGATGCCCGAGCACGCGATCGTGATGCACCCCGGTCCGATGGTGCGCGGCATGGAGATCACCGCCGAGGTCGCCGATTCCGACCGCTGCACCGCCATCGAGCAGGTCGCAAACGGAGTCTCCATCCGGATGGCCGTTCTGTACCTGCTGCTGGGCGGAAACGAGCCCGCCGCCACCCACACCCGTACCGAGGAGAAGTAA